In Pleurocapsa sp. PCC 7319, the following are encoded in one genomic region:
- the murB gene encoding UDP-N-acetylmuramate dehydrogenase produces MNRDNLIQSEVSLANQTSYKVGGDAQWYAAPRNWDELEASFEWYQSQDIPLTLLGAGSNLLVSDRGIPGLVLSTRYFRSYEFNPETGLLTADAGEAIAKLAWKAAKRGLKGLEWAVGIPGTVGGGVVMNAGAHSSCMADILISATVLTPDGTITEVTPEELDYAYRTSNLQGDNRMVVRATMQLEPGFTKAEIMNLSNQNWTQRKTSQPYHLPSCGSVFRNPQPHAAARLIEQLGLKGYKIGDAQIAHRHANFILNCGTATANDIFQLIRYAQEKVEYHWSVSLEPEVKLIGEF; encoded by the coding sequence ATGAATAGAGATAATTTAATTCAGTCTGAAGTATCTTTAGCCAACCAAACTTCTTACAAAGTTGGTGGTGATGCCCAATGGTATGCTGCACCAAGAAACTGGGATGAACTTGAGGCTAGTTTTGAATGGTATCAGTCACAGGATATACCCCTAACTTTGTTGGGAGCTGGTTCAAACCTACTGGTTAGCGATCGCGGTATACCAGGATTAGTTCTTTCAACCCGATATTTTCGCAGTTATGAGTTTAATCCTGAAACAGGTTTGTTAACTGCTGATGCGGGAGAAGCGATCGCCAAATTAGCCTGGAAAGCTGCTAAAAGAGGTCTCAAAGGGCTAGAGTGGGCGGTGGGTATTCCTGGTACCGTAGGCGGTGGGGTAGTAATGAATGCAGGGGCTCATTCGTCATGTATGGCTGATATTCTGATTAGTGCTACTGTTTTAACTCCCGATGGCACGATTACAGAAGTTACTCCAGAAGAATTAGATTATGCTTATCGTACTTCTAATTTGCAAGGGGATAATCGTATGGTTGTGAGGGCGACGATGCAGCTTGAACCTGGCTTCACTAAAGCTGAAATCATGAACCTCTCTAATCAAAATTGGACTCAACGTAAAACTAGCCAACCTTATCATCTTCCCAGTTGTGGTAGCGTTTTCCGTAATCCTCAACCTCATGCTGCTGCTAGATTAATTGAACAGCTAGGTTTAAAAGGATATAAGATAGGTGATGCTCAGATAGCCCACCGTCATGCTAATTTTATTCTCAACTGTGGTACGGCTACCGCCAACGATATTTTTCAACTGATTCGTTATGCTCAAGAGAAAGTAGAATATCATTGGTCAGTATCTCTAGAGCCAGAAGTTAAGCTAATCGGAGAATTCTAG